caatcaaagtcTGAAAAGCCTTTCCTACAGCctagagactccaacaaaagcaagataaactcattttagtactagtgatttcagaagaaaccatgaatgagcatgtgtctcAACACTTCTGTAGTGTAGACATGCAGCCAGTGATGTGTGTGACAGTGGTGCGAGACCTCAAGAGTGTCTGTTTTGCCCATACGTGATCTGTGGGGGCGCTTCTGTACGTTTTGTGTGAATGCATAAAAGCCAGACTTCACCACATTTTCTCACTGCAGCATTTCACCATGCTACTCTACACCCTTgtgctcctctctctcctctccttctcaggTACGACACTTCCATGGTTTCATTCTGCTCTGGATCTTCACGGTAACAACTGTTGCATTTTGCTTTGACGGTTGTGTGTTACGGCTTATGTTTCTTAGGAGCGATGGAGAGTGGAATTGTTGGAGGAAAGGAAACTAAAGCTCACTCCAGACCTTACATGGCATCTCTGCAGCAAGATGGAGAACATACATGTGGAGGGTTTCTAATCAGAAAAGACTTTGTACTGACTGCAGCCCACTGTCTAACGTGAGTGACTCTTTGCTTTTGTATTCGAAAACGGGGGAGTTCAAAACTGGTGCCACGTGCCCTGATAAATTTAGGAGATAACATGCACCAGGCTGCAACAGCACTGGTGTCAAGTGATCTTAGCCATAGAgccatagaataaccacttttATTTTACTGCATGTTGCTGTATGGAACAATTTAGTCACAAGCTTTAGAAATGCTATGAAACTTCAAGACACTTAAAATTTAACAAATATAAAACTATATGACTGTTTACCCTTTtgaataaaagacaaaaatactGGGCACTAGCATGCCCAGCATCATTAGAGCCTGGTGAAATGACGTATTAATCAATAAGCATGAACGTTTCCAGTTTTGAAACATAACCTTTGCATATTGCATTGAAAAATATGCCTAGACAAAGCTGTGTAGTCTAATGACTACTTCTACAGTGTTCCAAATTCAACAGTATtgtctgcatgtatttgtgttgGTATACAAACACTTGCTCACAGCAAAAGTGTCGAAGATCATGGACATAAAACAGGGCACTGAGTGGCAGGGAAAGGTTTAAAGGGACTGACAAGGGCCCTAAAAGAGTattaattgagtttttttttggtaGGGCCCAAAATCCATGGCAGCACCCTTGCAAATTTCAACATTACATTTGTTTAACCTatagaaatgtttttttcagcacACTTATCTAGCTTGTTCCTCAGTCTAATGATTCTTTGCCTTTCATTGGCGCAGCTTCAGTCCTCTTGTTAGCTAGCAAACGCAGCAAAAGCAGACTCCAAATACGACCAAAAGCCTAGAATAAAGACATATACCCGACACTCTCTTATACCTGCACCAATAAAGCATTTAAACACTCCtgtgtacatacatacacataagaagcaaatacaaagaaaTCATCATTTTTCATTATCATATCATTTATCTTTTCCTTGGGACATTATGGAGGCCATTGTATACCAGTGAGACATTAAGAACCATTGTAAAACAAGGCATCCTACAATCTCTGTAGGCTGTACAGTTCTTTCAACAGTACCAGCGAACAGCACGTTGGCCGTAATCATCTAGAGGTTGTTCTGGGGGCTCATAATattaagaagaaagagaaagaccaGCAGAGAATCCAAGTAAGGAATTACTTCAGGCATCCCAAATACATCAAGTATACAAATGCAGGTGACTGGAAAAACCTAACGGTGGATATCATGCTACTGAAGGTACGATGGGTTGGCATTGGCCTTTTCTTCTCAATCATTATCACAGTTATGATCACAATCACTCTGATTCACTGTGCAAATTATCTGTTACAGCTGAAGTCCAGTGCAGTGCTCAATAAGTTTGTTAACGTTGTGGAACTTCCTGGGAAGAAGGACAAAAT
The genomic region above belongs to Salminus brasiliensis chromosome 8, fSalBra1.hap2, whole genome shotgun sequence and contains:
- the LOC140561258 gene encoding granzyme B-like isoform X1 produces the protein MLLYTLVLLSLLSFSGAMESGIVGGKETKAHSRPYMASLQQDGEHTCGGFLIRKDFVLTAAHCLTLYSSFNSTSEQHVGRNHLEVVLGAHNIKKKEKDQQRIQVRNYFRHPKYIKYTNAGDWKNLTVDIMLLKLKSSAVLNKFVNVVELPGKKDKMPANMDCSIAGWGKRKPKKQKESNVLYETSLTLLQDSACEEAWQQYYDRACMMCTKTSEDNTFCQGDSGGPLMCDSKPRGLAIYTSPSRCNDPNYPGVYLNISSFLNWIKKVMGKKT
- the LOC140561258 gene encoding granzyme B-like isoform X2, with protein sequence MTETGAMESGIVGGKETKAHSRPYMASLQQDGEHTCGGFLIRKDFVLTAAHCLTLYSSFNSTSEQHVGRNHLEVVLGAHNIKKKEKDQQRIQVRNYFRHPKYIKYTNAGDWKNLTVDIMLLKLKSSAVLNKFVNVVELPGKKDKMPANMDCSIAGWGKRKPKKQKESNVLYETSLTLLQDSACEEAWQQYYDRACMMCTKTSEDNTFCQGDSGGPLMCDSKPRGLAIYTSPSRCNDPNYPGVYLNISSFLNWIKKVMGKKT